A genomic segment from Sorangium aterium encodes:
- a CDS encoding PP2C family protein-serine/threonine phosphatase, producing the protein MRPTLAIEAGADALVSRRRASNEERSGELPCLGLFLVTGRLGGEIVSRTAIEMVHPPVEAGSVDDPGAGEMIAPQCRDEVRLTMSPRRTGRAEDERLQPGPSGVQVTFAGVLLAPGAAYIVYAGDMHIYRFRGGKLEARPRDVAAVDGGALDGSIPLDAPAMLVQHAGAAARALGCDAAVEMTAQVENTAPGDIFLACSGDLWGSVSEQRIAGILAAHRELRLAASLLMDCAHENGEVEQAMCVLARVAGSVG; encoded by the coding sequence GTGCGTCCAACGCTCGCCATCGAGGCAGGGGCGGATGCCCTTGTGTCGAGGCGTCGTGCGAGCAACGAGGAGCGCTCTGGTGAGTTGCCTTGCCTGGGCCTCTTCCTGGTCACGGGCCGGCTTGGCGGAGAGATCGTCTCCCGCACGGCGATCGAGATGGTGCATCCCCCTGTCGAGGCAGGCAGCGTGGACGACCCTGGCGCTGGTGAGATGATCGCGCCGCAGTGTCGGGACGAAGTGCGGCTCACGATGAGCCCGCGTCGAACAGGCCGCGCCGAGGACGAGCGTCTGCAGCCGGGACCGAGCGGCGTGCAGGTGACCTTCGCCGGTGTACTGCTCGCACCAGGGGCGGCGTACATCGTCTACGCAGGCGATATGCACATCTACCGGTTCCGTGGGGGGAAGCTGGAGGCGCGACCGCGTGATGTTGCGGCGGTCGACGGCGGGGCGTTGGACGGATCCATCCCGCTGGACGCCCCAGCCATGCTGGTGCAACACGCCGGCGCGGCCGCACGCGCGCTCGGCTGCGACGCAGCGGTGGAGATGACGGCCCAGGTCGAGAACACGGCGCCGGGCGACATTTTCCTCGCGTGCTCGGGGGACCTCTGGGGCTCGGTGTCCGAGCAGCGCATCGCCGGCATCCTCGCAGCGCACCGCGAGCTGCGGCTGGCGGCGAGCCTGCTGATGGACTGCGCTCATGAGAACGGCGAGGTCGAGCAGGCAATGTGCGTCCTGGCCCGTGTGGCAGGGTCTGTGGGTTGA
- a CDS encoding L-aspartate oxidase: protein MAITTDFLVIGSGVAGLTFALEAAEHGEVIIVTKRARDESNTKYAQGGIAAAFAPDDSPEAHIADTLEAGAGLCHEVVVEICAREGPERVRELIARGAQFDHENGQVRLGREGGHSARRIVHAADATGLEIERALLEQARQNPNIRFAEHHTAIDLIPLSRFGGPDICAGAYVLDETDAALNGPRPRDSERPAPRHRPASKPHVVETYLARATVLATGGAGKVYLYTTNPDVATGDGVAMAYRAGAEIANMEFYQFHPTCLFHPEAKSFLVSEALRGEGAILRLPDGTAFMASHDPRKDLAPRDIVARAIDFEMKRTGSDYVLLDITHRPASFVREHFPTIHAQCLRYGIDITVQPIPVVPAAHYMCGGITTDLYGRTTIPGLWAIGECTCTGLHGANRLASNSLLEGLVFGHRAAARLGTQIAELRQSAFPDVPEWQVGNAVASDEEVVVAHNWDELRRTMWNYVGIVRSDARLRRAARRISLLQEEIREYYWKHLVTRDLLELRNIATVAELIVGCASARHESRGLHTTIDYPETNDRLGTDTVVKRGVLPYLRGR from the coding sequence GTGGCGATAACGACCGATTTCCTCGTCATCGGCAGCGGTGTGGCTGGGCTGACCTTCGCGCTCGAGGCGGCCGAGCACGGCGAGGTGATCATCGTCACCAAGCGCGCGCGTGACGAATCCAACACGAAGTACGCTCAGGGCGGCATCGCCGCGGCCTTCGCCCCGGACGACTCCCCCGAGGCGCACATCGCCGACACGCTCGAGGCGGGGGCGGGGCTCTGTCACGAGGTGGTCGTCGAGATCTGCGCGCGGGAGGGGCCCGAGCGGGTGCGTGAGCTCATCGCGCGGGGCGCCCAGTTCGACCACGAGAACGGCCAGGTGCGCCTCGGGCGCGAGGGAGGGCACTCCGCGCGGCGGATCGTGCACGCCGCCGACGCCACCGGCCTCGAGATCGAGCGCGCGCTCCTCGAGCAGGCCCGGCAGAACCCGAACATCCGCTTCGCCGAGCACCACACGGCGATCGACCTCATCCCGCTCTCCCGGTTCGGCGGGCCGGACATCTGCGCCGGCGCCTACGTGCTCGACGAGACCGACGCCGCGCTGAACGGGCCGCGGCCGCGCGACTCGGAGCGGCCGGCGCCCAGGCACCGGCCAGCCTCGAAGCCGCACGTCGTCGAGACGTACCTCGCGCGGGCGACCGTGCTCGCGACCGGCGGCGCAGGCAAGGTCTACCTCTACACGACGAACCCCGACGTCGCGACGGGCGACGGCGTCGCCATGGCCTACCGGGCAGGCGCCGAGATCGCGAACATGGAGTTCTACCAGTTCCACCCGACGTGCCTGTTCCACCCGGAGGCAAAGAGCTTCCTCGTCAGCGAGGCGCTGCGCGGCGAGGGCGCCATCCTCCGGCTGCCGGACGGGACGGCCTTCATGGCCAGCCACGATCCGCGCAAGGACCTCGCGCCGCGCGACATCGTGGCGCGGGCCATCGACTTCGAGATGAAGCGGACCGGCTCGGACTACGTGCTGCTCGACATCACCCACCGGCCGGCGAGCTTCGTCCGCGAGCACTTCCCGACCATCCACGCGCAGTGCCTCCGCTACGGCATCGACATCACCGTGCAGCCGATCCCCGTCGTGCCGGCCGCCCACTACATGTGCGGCGGGATCACCACCGACCTCTACGGCAGGACGACGATCCCCGGGCTGTGGGCGATCGGCGAGTGCACGTGCACGGGGCTGCACGGCGCGAACCGGCTCGCCTCGAACTCGCTGCTCGAGGGGCTCGTCTTCGGCCACCGCGCGGCCGCGCGCCTCGGCACCCAGATCGCCGAGCTCCGGCAGAGCGCGTTCCCCGATGTGCCCGAGTGGCAGGTCGGCAACGCGGTCGCCAGCGACGAGGAGGTCGTCGTCGCCCACAACTGGGACGAGCTGCGCCGCACCATGTGGAACTACGTCGGCATCGTCCGGTCCGACGCCCGCCTCCGGCGCGCCGCCCGGCGGATCTCGCTGCTCCAGGAGGAGATCCGCGAGTACTACTGGAAGCACCTGGTCACCCGGGATCTGCTCGAGCTGCGGAACATCGCCACCGTGGCCGAGCTCATCGTCGGCTGCGCCTCCGCCCGGCACGAGAGCCGGGGGCTGCACACGACGATCGACTACCCGGAGACGAACGATCGCCTCGGCACGGACACGGTCGTGAAGCGCGGCGTCCTGCCTTATCTGCGAGGTCGATGA
- a CDS encoding CPBP family intramembrane glutamic endopeptidase: protein MSIPGAIGWTVGVTALFLFLLGLISSFRMEPALDGAGSFRPAPKLDVIGSFACQAAAYLFGLFGVLQVHAPRASIRQFLGLRRTHVAFYPLAIALGFALEGPIAALYTAIEARWPSGIDDAELVRVFVDASAPERAALGLIFIVLGPALEEIFFRGALARPLRWTHRAPLVIAITAALFAAAHVGWQKFLPIGIFGVALGVLRVASGSLLPSILLHGTYNAIQCFTLLSAARAGAVDDASSAAGAAASPVWLVAVSSASALLLTALAFVLGHRAEGAARAREKDLS from the coding sequence ATGTCGATCCCCGGCGCCATCGGCTGGACCGTGGGCGTCACCGCGCTGTTCCTGTTCCTGCTCGGCCTGATCTCCTCCTTCCGGATGGAGCCGGCGCTCGACGGCGCGGGCTCGTTCCGGCCGGCGCCGAAGCTCGACGTCATCGGCAGCTTCGCGTGCCAGGCCGCCGCGTACCTGTTCGGGCTCTTCGGCGTGCTCCAGGTGCACGCGCCCCGCGCGTCGATCCGGCAGTTCCTCGGCCTGCGCAGGACGCACGTGGCGTTCTACCCGCTCGCGATCGCGCTCGGCTTCGCGCTCGAGGGGCCCATCGCAGCGCTCTACACGGCGATCGAGGCGCGCTGGCCGTCGGGGATCGACGACGCCGAGCTCGTCCGGGTCTTCGTCGACGCGAGCGCGCCCGAGCGGGCCGCGCTCGGCCTCATCTTCATCGTGCTGGGCCCCGCGCTGGAGGAGATCTTCTTCCGGGGAGCGCTCGCCCGCCCGCTGCGCTGGACGCACCGCGCCCCGCTCGTCATCGCGATCACGGCCGCGCTCTTCGCGGCGGCCCACGTCGGGTGGCAGAAGTTCCTGCCGATCGGGATCTTCGGCGTGGCCCTCGGCGTCCTCCGCGTCGCGAGCGGCTCGCTCTTGCCGTCCATCCTCCTCCACGGCACCTACAACGCCATCCAGTGCTTCACGCTCCTCTCCGCGGCGCGCGCGGGGGCCGTCGACGACGCGTCCTCGGCTGCCGGCGCCGCGGCGAGCCCCGTGTGGCTCGTGGCGGTGAGCTCCGCCTCTGCGCTCTTGTTGACCGCGCTCGCCTTCGTCCTCGGCCATCGCGCCGAGGGGGCGGCCCGCGCGAGGGAAAAGGACCTCTCATGA
- a CDS encoding patatin-like phospholipase family protein yields the protein MMPAFGSQGGGESRAAQIAAGDGEGRAAGAVDASGEGRAAPRAGAKRARVSLCLPGGGLTGALYQIGALAALEDGVEGIDNQSFSLYLGHGSGAAVAAALAGGIPIERLYRALLDPVDNFFPLERSHLLHIDAGEWRRALSTSLVALRHAIVRLTTRGDATPNAPAQQYLFEQLDRFNDSLPAGLFQLDRYERFLAEFFLRRGIPNSFRAMPRTLRIPAHDLDSGERVIFGAEGFDHVPVSLACAASLALPLFFSPVRVEHRHYLDGGLGHVAHLDLAQAAGVELTIVVSPLVPVSTAHRPVPTGHGVRESVRDKGMLWIFNQAMRIGAHARLHQAVGRALAEGKMQVLVLEPARNDALLFLHNPANLRARRAILEYAYRTTRERIAVWMEKNRAVVEAMGWHEARASGGSTG from the coding sequence ATGATGCCGGCTTTCGGGAGCCAGGGCGGCGGCGAGAGCCGAGCCGCGCAGATCGCAGCGGGGGACGGCGAGGGCCGCGCCGCCGGGGCCGTGGACGCGAGCGGCGAGGGCCGCGCCGCCCCGCGCGCGGGGGCGAAGCGGGCGCGCGTCAGCCTCTGCCTGCCGGGGGGCGGCCTGACGGGCGCGCTCTACCAGATCGGCGCGCTCGCGGCGCTCGAGGACGGGGTCGAGGGGATCGACAACCAGAGCTTCTCGCTCTACCTCGGGCACGGCAGCGGCGCCGCGGTCGCCGCGGCCCTGGCGGGCGGCATCCCGATCGAGCGGCTCTACCGCGCCCTGCTCGATCCGGTCGACAACTTCTTCCCGCTGGAGCGCAGCCACCTCCTCCACATCGACGCCGGCGAGTGGCGGCGCGCGCTCAGCACCAGCCTGGTCGCGCTCCGCCACGCGATCGTCCGGCTCACGACCCGGGGCGACGCGACCCCGAACGCGCCGGCGCAGCAGTACCTGTTCGAGCAGCTCGATCGCTTCAACGACTCGCTCCCTGCGGGGCTCTTCCAGCTCGATCGGTACGAGCGGTTCCTCGCCGAGTTCTTCCTGAGGCGCGGCATCCCGAACTCGTTCCGCGCGATGCCGCGGACGCTGCGCATCCCGGCGCACGACCTCGACTCGGGCGAGCGCGTCATCTTCGGCGCCGAGGGGTTCGACCATGTCCCCGTGTCGCTCGCATGCGCGGCGTCGCTCGCGCTCCCGCTGTTCTTCTCGCCGGTGCGCGTCGAGCACCGCCACTACCTCGACGGCGGGCTGGGCCACGTGGCGCACCTCGATCTCGCGCAGGCCGCCGGCGTCGAGCTCACGATCGTCGTGAGCCCGCTCGTGCCCGTCTCCACCGCGCACCGCCCCGTCCCGACAGGGCACGGCGTGCGCGAGAGCGTGCGCGACAAGGGCATGCTCTGGATCTTCAACCAGGCGATGCGGATCGGCGCGCACGCCCGGCTCCACCAGGCGGTGGGGCGCGCGCTCGCCGAGGGCAAGATGCAGGTCCTCGTGCTCGAGCCCGCGCGGAACGACGCGCTGCTGTTCCTCCACAACCCCGCCAACCTGCGCGCGCGGCGTGCCATCCTGGAGTACGCCTACCGGACGACGCGCGAGCGCATCGCGGTCTGGATGGAAAAGAACCGCGCGGTGGTCGAGGCGATGGGGTGGCACGAGGCCCGCGCCTCGGGCGGGTCGACGGGCTGA
- a CDS encoding YchJ family protein has protein sequence MTRDVRPGTGTLSRPCPCGSGRSYRECCAPCHLGDREAPDAVTLMRSRYAAFAVGDTAYLWRTLHMGHIDRGRDRDQVLRELKVTIHHHRYRGLQILDSLQSGDSASVLFLAKIFEAGVDRSFVELSDFLHDGEGWRYLHGVAIPRARISIPPDELTIARFSSLAS, from the coding sequence ATGACCCGAGATGTTCGTCCTGGTACGGGGACCCTCTCCCGCCCGTGCCCGTGCGGCTCGGGGCGCTCGTACCGCGAGTGTTGCGCCCCCTGCCATCTGGGCGATCGCGAGGCGCCCGACGCCGTGACGCTGATGCGCTCGCGGTACGCCGCGTTCGCGGTCGGAGACACCGCCTACCTCTGGCGGACGCTGCACATGGGCCACATCGACCGCGGGCGCGACAGGGACCAGGTGCTCCGCGAGCTGAAGGTGACGATCCACCACCACCGGTACCGGGGCCTCCAGATCCTCGACAGCCTGCAGAGCGGCGACTCGGCGTCGGTGCTGTTCCTCGCCAAGATCTTCGAGGCCGGCGTGGATCGCTCGTTCGTCGAGCTGTCCGATTTCCTCCACGACGGCGAGGGCTGGCGCTACCTCCACGGCGTCGCCATCCCGCGCGCCCGCATCAGCATCCCGCCCGACGAGCTGACGATCGCCCGGTTCTCATCGCTCGCCAGCTGA
- a CDS encoding Tudor-knot domain-containing protein: protein MPAARAHAAALLLALALVLGGCKRQYAIGDHVLVTWEGNVYPAEVIEVLGPTKFKIHYQGYDDIWDEVVPRERIRGLVEGNVVNPPPPPKVRSKGLQASQTNVYKIGDRVRVEWHGQMYPAVVTGIVGQERYRIHYDGYGSEWDETVGLSRIQAK, encoded by the coding sequence ATGCCCGCAGCGCGCGCTCACGCGGCGGCCCTCCTCCTGGCCCTCGCCCTGGTTCTGGGGGGCTGCAAGCGCCAATACGCCATCGGCGATCACGTCCTCGTGACGTGGGAAGGGAACGTCTACCCGGCCGAGGTCATCGAGGTCCTGGGTCCGACGAAGTTCAAGATCCACTACCAGGGCTACGATGACATCTGGGATGAAGTTGTACCTCGCGAACGGATCCGCGGCCTCGTCGAGGGCAACGTCGTCAACCCGCCGCCGCCGCCGAAGGTCCGGAGCAAGGGGCTGCAGGCATCGCAGACGAACGTCTACAAGATCGGCGACAGGGTCCGCGTCGAGTGGCACGGGCAGATGTACCCGGCGGTCGTCACCGGCATCGTCGGTCAAGAGCGCTACCGCATCCACTACGACGGCTACGGATCGGAGTGGGACGAGACGGTCGGGCTTTCCAGGATTCAGGCCAAGTAG
- the fusA gene encoding elongation factor G — translation MISELSKLRNIGISAHIDSGKTTLTERILFYTKRIHAIHDVKGKDGVGAKMDSMDLERERGITIQSAATHCFWNGHQINVIDTPGHVDFTIEVERAMRVLDGAILVLCAVAGVQSQSLTVDRQMRRYGVPRIAFVNKCDRAGANPLRVRAQLREKLNLNPVLLQLPIGLEDKFEGVVDLIAMKSYRFEGANGEKIIVGEIPAEMADEVKTAREEMLDALSMYSDELTEAILEERVTEELLQKAIRDATVKLQIVPVMMGSAYKNKAVQVLLDGVTRYLPTPADITNKAVDLDKDEAEVVLSSDSEKPLVMLAFKLEDGRFGQLTYLRVYQGNLARGGEITNTRTGKRHKVGRLVRMHADEMEDIDSAGAGDIVAMFGIDCNSGDTFTDGTLSVAMTSMHVPEPVISLTVTPKDNKAQANMSKALRRFTKEDPTFRVGADPESGETIIQGMGELHLDVYIERMKREYAAEVVTSPPRVAYRETITRRVDFNYTHKKQTGGSGQYGKVGGFIEPWTEAPFRFDDQVVGGAIPREFIPAVEKGFVSMLAKGQLIGAPVTGVSVTLNDGAAHAVDSSDIAFQEAARGAWRETYPKAGPQILEPLMKVACEGPSEYQGGIVGILMQRRGIIVGSTEADGFCRVEAEVPLSDMFGFSTVLRSATQGKAEFTMEFSRYAPLPAALGEELIKKYREEQAKKAK, via the coding sequence GTGATCAGCGAACTGTCCAAGCTGCGCAACATCGGGATCAGCGCCCACATCGATTCGGGCAAGACAACGCTGACCGAGCGTATCCTCTTCTACACCAAGCGGATCCACGCCATCCACGACGTCAAGGGCAAGGACGGCGTCGGCGCGAAGATGGACTCGATGGATCTCGAGCGCGAGCGCGGGATCACCATCCAGTCCGCGGCCACGCACTGCTTCTGGAACGGGCACCAGATCAACGTGATCGACACGCCCGGCCACGTGGACTTCACGATCGAGGTCGAGCGCGCGATGCGCGTGCTCGACGGGGCGATCCTGGTCCTCTGCGCCGTCGCCGGCGTGCAGAGCCAGTCGCTCACGGTCGACCGCCAGATGCGCCGCTACGGCGTCCCGCGCATCGCGTTCGTGAACAAGTGCGACCGCGCCGGCGCGAACCCGCTGCGGGTCCGCGCGCAGCTGCGCGAGAAGCTCAACCTGAACCCGGTCCTGCTGCAGCTGCCGATCGGGCTCGAGGACAAGTTCGAGGGGGTCGTCGACCTCATCGCGATGAAGTCCTACCGGTTCGAGGGGGCGAACGGCGAGAAGATCATCGTCGGCGAGATCCCGGCCGAGATGGCCGACGAGGTGAAGACGGCGCGCGAGGAGATGCTCGACGCGCTCTCGATGTACTCCGACGAGCTCACCGAGGCGATCCTCGAGGAGCGCGTCACCGAGGAGCTCCTCCAGAAGGCGATCCGCGACGCGACCGTGAAGCTCCAGATCGTCCCGGTGATGATGGGGTCGGCCTACAAGAACAAGGCGGTGCAGGTCCTGCTCGACGGCGTGACCCGTTACCTGCCGACGCCCGCCGACATCACGAACAAGGCCGTGGATCTCGACAAGGACGAGGCCGAGGTCGTCCTGTCGAGCGACTCGGAGAAGCCGCTCGTGATGCTCGCGTTCAAGCTCGAGGACGGCCGCTTCGGCCAGCTCACGTACCTGCGGGTCTACCAGGGCAACCTGGCCCGCGGGGGCGAGATCACGAACACCCGCACGGGCAAGCGCCACAAGGTCGGCCGGCTCGTCCGCATGCACGCGGACGAAATGGAGGACATCGACTCCGCGGGCGCGGGCGACATCGTCGCGATGTTCGGCATCGACTGCAACTCCGGCGACACCTTCACGGACGGGACCCTGAGCGTCGCGATGACGTCGATGCACGTGCCCGAGCCCGTCATCTCGCTCACCGTGACGCCCAAGGACAACAAGGCCCAGGCGAACATGTCGAAGGCGCTGCGCCGCTTCACGAAGGAAGACCCGACCTTCCGCGTCGGGGCCGATCCGGAGAGCGGCGAGACGATCATTCAGGGCATGGGCGAGCTCCACCTGGACGTCTACATCGAGCGCATGAAGCGCGAGTACGCGGCCGAGGTGGTCACGAGCCCGCCGCGCGTCGCGTACCGCGAGACGATCACGCGCCGCGTGGACTTCAACTACACGCACAAGAAGCAGACCGGCGGCTCCGGCCAGTACGGCAAGGTCGGCGGCTTCATCGAGCCGTGGACGGAGGCGCCGTTCCGGTTCGACGACCAGGTCGTCGGCGGCGCGATCCCGCGCGAGTTCATCCCGGCGGTCGAGAAGGGCTTCGTGTCGATGCTCGCCAAGGGGCAGCTCATCGGCGCGCCCGTCACGGGCGTGTCGGTCACGCTGAACGACGGCGCGGCCCACGCGGTCGACTCGTCCGACATCGCCTTCCAGGAGGCCGCGCGCGGCGCCTGGCGCGAGACGTACCCCAAGGCCGGCCCGCAGATCCTGGAGCCGCTGATGAAGGTCGCCTGCGAGGGTCCGAGCGAGTACCAGGGCGGCATCGTCGGCATCCTCATGCAGCGGCGCGGCATCATCGTGGGTTCGACCGAGGCAGACGGCTTCTGCCGCGTCGAGGCGGAGGTGCCGCTCTCCGACATGTTCGGCTTCTCGACGGTCCTCCGCTCCGCCACCCAGGGCAAAGCCGAGTTCACGATGGAGTTCTCGCGCTATGCTCCTCTTCCGGCGGCGCTTGGTGAGGAGCTCATCAAGAAATACCGGGAAGAGCAGGCGAAGAAGGCCAAGTGA
- a CDS encoding DUF6918 family protein, which yields MGLSETLLDANKKSKVVADCCTLVDEEVASKSGLSGLAVKAGYAAVKGIKPGFIQQVVEKLLPEFAKKLDPIWTEASSGGNPSSFFTSNRSRIADALLSITDEKAKSSSSSVVRGTYEKLRGSAKKNVEEAVPRLAQLIQKHTA from the coding sequence ATGGGTCTCAGCGAAACGCTGCTCGATGCGAACAAGAAATCCAAGGTCGTCGCCGACTGTTGCACGCTGGTCGACGAGGAGGTGGCTTCGAAGAGCGGACTCTCCGGCCTGGCGGTCAAGGCCGGCTACGCGGCCGTGAAGGGCATCAAGCCCGGCTTCATCCAGCAGGTGGTCGAGAAGCTCCTGCCCGAGTTCGCCAAGAAGCTCGATCCCATCTGGACCGAGGCCTCGAGCGGCGGGAACCCGAGCTCCTTCTTCACGTCGAACCGCTCGCGGATCGCCGATGCGCTCCTCAGCATCACCGACGAGAAGGCGAAGTCGTCGTCGAGCAGCGTCGTGCGCGGCACCTACGAGAAGCTGCGCGGCTCGGCGAAGAAGAACGTCGAGGAAGCGGTCCCGCGCCTCGCCCAGCTGATCCAGAAGCACACGGCCTGA